One segment of Synechococcus sp. MU1617 DNA contains the following:
- a CDS encoding peptidylprolyl isomerase, with protein sequence MNFCTSENLLKEWAFGDLKENFSKIDPFHLNCLKLSSSFDAFLSFWIKYNLACKIHSFQKDNSESSDNAQFLFHNIDLMSRIDDYDQLRTQINSSIDSVIYDWAVMEWSSRLEALYISNKSSLDSYSFELLRNSDQLMAAEIYYRLVSDEQPFESLSWSFGQGAEKKHGGKFENMKAKDIPISIIQILKTLNTGQVAKPRKLGGLYTIVRLNKFQDAKFDDLTKKEILEFQIDEFLISLKESLLSTL encoded by the coding sequence ATGAACTTTTGTACATCTGAAAATTTGCTCAAAGAATGGGCTTTTGGTGATCTAAAAGAAAATTTTTCAAAGATCGATCCATTCCACTTGAATTGTTTAAAACTGTCCAGCTCTTTCGATGCTTTTCTTTCTTTTTGGATTAAATACAATCTTGCTTGTAAGATACATTCTTTTCAGAAAGACAATTCCGAGTCCAGTGACAACGCGCAATTTCTTTTTCATAACATTGATCTAATGAGCAGAATTGATGACTACGATCAACTGCGGACGCAAATAAATTCTTCTATTGACTCTGTTATCTACGACTGGGCTGTTATGGAATGGAGTAGCAGGTTAGAGGCTTTATATATTTCCAATAAATCTTCTCTGGATTCATACAGCTTTGAGTTGTTACGTAACTCGGATCAATTAATGGCTGCAGAAATATACTATCGCTTGGTTTCGGATGAACAGCCGTTTGAGAGTTTGTCGTGGTCTTTTGGTCAGGGAGCAGAGAAAAAACATGGTGGAAAATTTGAAAATATGAAAGCTAAAGATATTCCAATCAGCATTATTCAGATTTTGAAGACATTAAACACTGGGCAGGTGGCAAAGCCTCGCAAATTAGGAGGTCTATATACAATTGTCCGCCTAAATAAATTTCAAGATGCTAAGTTTGATGATCTCACCAAGAAAGAAATTCTTGAATTTCAGATAGATGAATTTTTGATCTCGTTGAAGGAATCACTACTCAGTACTTTATAA